The proteins below are encoded in one region of Scatophagus argus isolate fScaArg1 chromosome 24, fScaArg1.pri, whole genome shotgun sequence:
- the LOC124055204 gene encoding NLR family CARD domain-containing protein 3-like isoform X4, producing the protein MKTDLYCPVDFKDGRHSVDQRVEQESSEVPSGQQHQTHLDSIFMLLEEDIVRFVKKELKRLQKVLSSDYPEESQREDEEVLDGEDEEQRRSSRKAFLKITQHFLRRMKQEELADCLQRRHPDRRDCQLNLKSNLKKKFQCVFEGIAKAGNPTLLNQVYTELYITEGETGGVNDEHEVRQIETTSRKSRRPETTIRHEDIFKASPGRDGPIRTVMTKGVAGIGKTVLTQKFTLDWAEDKANQDVHFTFPFTFRELNVLKEKKFSLVELVHDFFTETKEAGICRFEEFQVVFIFDGLDECRLPLDFHNNEILTDVTESTSVDVLLTNLIRGNLLPSARLWITTRPAAANQIPPECVDLVTEVRGFTDPQKEKYFRKRFRDDEEQASRIISHIKTSRSVHIMCHIPVFCWITATVLEDVLKSREGGELPRTLTEMYIHFLVVQSKVKNIKYDGGDGTDPQWTPDSRKMIESLGKLAFEQLQKGNLIFYESDLTDCGIDIRAASVYSGVFTQIFKEERGLYQDKVFCFIHLSVQEFLAALHVHQTFINSGVNLLAEEQPTSQKCETRTDESAETQFYQSAVDEALQSPNGHLDLFLRFLLGLSLQTNQTLLRGLMTQTGSGSKTNQETVQYIKTKIEESSSVDRRINLFHCLNELNDRSLVEEIQQSLRSGSLSTDELSPAQWSALVFILLSSGKDLDVFDLKKYSASEEALLRLLPVVEASNKALLSGCNLSERSCEALSSVLSSQSSSLRELDLSNNSLQDSGVKLLSAGLKSPHCTLETLRLSGCLITEEGCASLASALSSKPSHLRELDLSYNHPGDSGVELLFAGLEDPASRVDAVRVEPAGVRWLTPGLRKYSCELTVDANTVNGKIKLSDGNRKATYVDEDQSYPDHPDRFDWWPQLLCSEGLTGRCYWEVEWKGGVSISLSYRGIRRRGGSDDCEFGENDQSWRLWCSHEGYTVCHKKSEKSVYSFSTSSSSSDSSSTSPASASDRVAVYVDWPAGTLSFYRVSSDSLIHLHTFNTTFTGPLYPGFGFWFWSGSSVSL; encoded by the exons ATGAAGACCGACTTGTATTGTCCTGTGGACTTCAAAGATGGACGTCACAGTGTTGATCAAAG AGTCGAGCAGGAGAGCTCAGAGGTTCCCAGTGGTCAGCAGCATCAAACACACCTGGACTCCATATTTATG ctgctggaggaggacatTGTCAGGTTTGTGAAGAAGGAACTGAAGAGGCTCCAGAAGGTTCTGAGTTCAGATTATCCAGAAGAGAGtcagagggaggatgaggaggtgttggacggtgaggatgaagagcagaggaggagcagcagaaaggcatttctgaagatcacacagcacttcctgaggagaatgaagcaggaggagctggctgactgTCTGCAGAGGA gACATCCAGACAGAAGAGATTGTCAGCTTAACCTCAAATCTAACCTGAAGAAGAagttccagtgtgtgtttgaggggattgctaaagcaggaaacccgaccctcctgaatcaggtctacacagagctctacatcacagagggagagactggaggGGTCAATGAtgaacatgaggtcagacagattgaaacaaCATCCAGGAAATCCAGAAGACCAGAGACAACAATCAGACAtgaagacatctttaaagcctcacctggaagagatggaccaatcagaacagtgatgacaaagggagtggctggcattgggaaaacagtcttaacacagaagttcactctggactgggctgaagacaaagccaaccaggacgtccacttcacatttccattcactttcagagagctgaatgtgctgaaggagaagaagttcagcttggtggaacttgttcatgacttcttcactgaaaccaaagaagcaggaatctgcaggtttgaagagttccaggttgtgttcatctttgacggtctggatgagtgtcgacttcctctggacttccacaacaatgagatcctgactgatgtcacagagtccacctcagtggatgtgctgctgacaaacctcatcagggggaatctgcttccctctgctcgcctctggataaccacacgacctgcagcagccaatcagatccctcctgagtgtgttgacctggtgacagaggtcagagggttcactgacccacagaaggagAAGTACTTTCGGAAGAGATTCAGGGATGATgaggagcaggccagcagaatcatctcccacatcaagacatcacgaagcgtccacatcatgtgccacatcccagtcttctgctggatcactgctacagttctggaggatgtgttgaagtccagagagggaggagagctgcccaggaccctgactgagatgtacatccacttcctggtggttcagtccaaagtgaagaacatcaagtatgatggaggagatgggacagatccacagtggactccagacagcaggaagatgattgagtctctgggaaaactggcttttgagcagctgcagaaaggcaacctgatcttctatgaatcagacctgacagactgtggcatcgatatcagagcagcctcagtgtactcaggagtgttcacccagatctttaaagaggagagaggactgtaccaggacaaggtgttctgcttcatccatctgagcgttcaggagtttctggctgctcttcacGTCCATCAGACATTCATCAACTCTGGTGTCAACCTGCTGGCAGAAGAACAACCAACATCCCAGAAGTGTGAAACAAGAACAGATGaatctgcagagacacagttcTACCAGAGTGCTGTGGACGAGGCCTTgcagagtccaaatggacacctggacttgttCCTTCGCTTCCTCCTGGGACTTTCACTGCAGACCAATCAGACTCTCCTACGAGGTCTgatgacacagacaggaagtggctcAAAGACCAATCAGGAAACTGTCCAGTACATCAAGACGAAGATCGAAGAGAGTTCATCTGTGGATAGAAGAatcaatctgttccactgtctgaatgaactgaatgatcgttctctggtggaggagatccaacagtccctgaggtcaggaagtctctccacagatgaactgtctcctgctcagtggtcagctctggtcttcatcttactgtcatcaggAAAAGATCTGGacgtgtttgacctgaagaaatactctgcttcagaggaggctcttctcaggctgctgccagtggtcgaagcctccaacaaagctct ACTGAGTGGTTGTAACCtctcagagagaagctgtgaagctctgtcctcagttctcagctcccagtcctctagtctgagagagctggacctgagtaacaacagcctgcaggattcaggagtgaagctgctgtctgctggactcaAGAGTCCACATTGTAcactggagactctcag gctgtCAGGCTGTCTGATCACAGAGGAAGGCTGtgcttctctggcctcagctctgagctccaaaccctcccatctgagagagctggacctgagctacaatcatccaggagactcaggagtggagctgctgtttgctggaCTGGAGGATCCAGCCTCGAGAGTGGACGCTGTGAG gGTGGAGCCTGCTGGAGTCCGATGGCTGACACCAGGtctgaggaagt ATTCCTGTGAACTCACAGTCGACGCCAACACAGTAAACGGAAAGATCAAACTGTCTGACGGCAACAGGAAGGCGACGTATGTGGATGAGGATCAGTCGTATCCTGATCATCCAGACAGGTTTGACTGgtggcctcagctgctgtgttcagagGGTCTGACTGGTCGCTGCTACTGGGAGGTCGAGTGGAAAGGAGGAGTTTCTATATCACTGAgttacagaggaatcagaaggaGGGGAGGCAGTGATGACTGTGAGTTTGGAGAGAATGATCAGTCCTGGAGGCTCTGGTGCTCTCATGAGGGTTACACTGTCTGTCACAAGAAGAGCGAAAAATCCGTCTACTCcttttccacttcctcctcctcctctgactcttcctccacctcccccgCCTCAGCTTCTgacagagttgcagtgtatgtggactggcctgctggcactctgtccttctacagagtctcctctgacagtctgatccacctccacaccttcaacaccacattcactgGACCTCTTTATCCTGGCTTTGGGTTCTGGTTCTGGTCTggttcctcagtgtctctgtag